A genomic segment from Corylus avellana chromosome ca5, CavTom2PMs-1.0 encodes:
- the LOC132181290 gene encoding COBRA-like protein 4 codes for MRFAVSAFFLLVLLSYAAAYDPLDPNGNITIKWDIMSWTADGYVAAVTMNNFQMYRHIMSPGWTLSWSWAKKEVIWSMVGAQTTEQGDCSKFKGNVPHCCKKTPTVVDLLPGVPYNQQFTNCCKGGVVAAWGQDPSSAVSAFQVSVGLAGTSNKTVKLPKNFTLLGPGPGYTCGPAKIVPPTTFLTPDLRRKTQALMTWNVTCTYSQFLARKNPNCCVSFSSFYNETITPCPSCACGCQKNNKCVKSNSKILQMKGINTPKKDNTPLLQCTHHMCPVRVHWHVKLNYKDYWRVKIAVTNFNYRMNYTLWSLVVQHPNLNNVTQVFSFDYKPLVPYESINDTGMFYGMKYYNDLLMEAGPTGNVQSEVLLQKDKNTFTFKQGWAFPHKVYFNGDECMLPPPDTYPFLPNAAHRNLLALSTLISSLLFLLMSIW; via the exons ATGAGATTTGCCGTCTCAGCTTTCTTCCTCCTTGTGTTGCTTTCTTATGCAG cTGCATATGATCCATTGGATCCAAATGGAAACATTACGATTAAGTGGGATATCATGTCTTGGACCGCAGATGGCTATGTT GCTGCTGTAACAATGAACAACTTCCAAATGTACCGCCACATAATGAGTCCAGGCTGGACCTTGTCGTGGTCATGGGCTAAGAAGGAGGTGATATGGTCCATGGTGGGGGCTCAGACCACTGAACAAGGAGACTGCTCCAAGTTCAAAGGAAACGTACCTCATTGCTGCAAGAAAACTCCCACAGTTGTGGATCTGCTCCCTGGTGTTCCTTACAACCAGCAATTCACAAACTGTTGCAAAGGTGGGGTGGTGGCAGCATGGGGCCAGGATCCATCATCTGCTGTCTCAGCCTTCCAAGTGAGCGTGGGGCTGGCGGGTACTTCTAACAAGACAGTGAAACTCCCCAAGAACTTCACTTTGTTGGGTCCAGGACCAGGGTACACATGTGGCCCGGCAAAGATTGTGCCTCCCACCACTTTTCTCACCCCAGACCTCCGCCGGAAGACTCAGGCACTGA TGACATGGAACGTGACTTGCACTTATTCGCAGTTTCTTGCCAGGAAAAACCCGAATTGTTGTGTTTCTTTCTCATCCTTCTACAATGAGACAATCACTCCTTGCCCCTCTTGTGCTTGTGGTTGCCAGAAAAACAACAAGTGTGTCAA GAGCAACTCCAAAATTCTTCAGATGAAGGGAATAAACACTCCGAAGAAAGACAATACTCCGTTGCTGCAGTGCACACACCACATGTGCCCGGTCCGAGTGCACTGGCATGTGAAGCTCAACTACAAGGACTATTGGCGTGTGAAGATTGCCGTTACAAACTTCAACTACCGGATGAACTACACCCTTTGGAGTCTTGTTGTACAGCATCCAAATCTCAACAATGTCACACAAGTTTTCAGCTTTGATTACAAGCCTCTGGTTCCCTATGAGTCCATAA ATGACACCGGCATGTTCTACGGCATGAAATACTATAATGACTTGCTTATGGAAGCTGGGCCGACTGGTAATGTCCAGTCGGAGGTGCTTCTTCAGAAAGACAAGAACACTTTCACCTTCAAGCAGGGGTGGGCATTTCCTCACAAGGTTTACTTCAATGGCGATGAGTGCATGCTGCCCCCACCTGACACTTATCCATTTCTGCCAAATGCTGCCCATAGAAACCTGCTTGCTTTATCAACATTGATTTCTTCATTGCTTTTCCTGTTGATGTCTATCTGGTGA
- the LOC132182599 gene encoding PI-PLC X domain-containing protein At5g67130-like yields the protein MGLRQNFLLITASVFFSVATACSNGECKLLDPCSSDGDCQVGLYCFSCPQGFSGSRCVRSTTTNPFKLLNNSLPFNKYAFLTTHNAYAIEGEPSHTGLPRGTVTNQEDNVTQQLNNGVRSLMLDTYDFEGDVWLCHSFGGKCYDLTAFEPAIDTLKEIEAFLSTNPAEIVTLILEDYVQAPNGLTKVFTDAGLMKFWFPVTNMPKNGQDWPLVKDMVANNQRLLVFTSIRSKEQSEGIAYQWNYMVENQYGDGGMQGGKCPNRAESSPLNDKTKSLVLVNYFASIPFKITACEQNSADLINMLHTCFGAAGNRWANFVAVDFYKRSEGGGSFQAVDTLNGELLCGCDDVHACVPGSSSEACTP from the exons ATGGGTCTTCGGCAGAACTTCCTTTTGATCACAGCTTCAGTGTTTTTCAGCGTTGCCACAGCTTGCTCCAATGGAGAATGCAAA CTACTTGATCCATGCTCATCAGATGGAGATTGCCAAGTTGGACTCTATTGTTTCTCTTGCCCTCAAGGATTTTCAGGCTCTAGATGTGTTAGATCAACCACTACAAACCCATTCAAGCTCCTG AATAACTCTCTTCCCTTCAATAAATATGCGTTCTTGACAACCCATAATGCTTATGCAATCGAAGGAGAGCCATCTCACACGGGGCTTCCTCGGGGTACCGTTACAAATCAAGAAGATAATGTCACTCAACAACTAAAC AATGGAGTTCGCAGCTTAATGCTCGACACGTATGATTTTGAGGGAGATGTATGGTTGTGCCATTCTTTCGGAGGAAAATGCTACGACTTAACTGCATTT GAACCGGCTATAGACACACTAAAggaaattgaagcttttttatcaACAAACCCAGCAGAAATCGTCACATTGATCTTAGAAGACTATGTTCAAGCCCCCAATGGACTGACAAAGGTCTTCACCGATGCCGGGTTGATGAAATTCTGGTTTCCGGTGACGAACATGCCCAAAAATGGTCAAGATTGGCCACTTGTCAAGGACATGGTTGCTAATAACCAAAGGCTACTTGTTTTCACTTCGATTAGGTCTAAAGAACAAAGTGAAGGCATTGCATACCAGTGGAACTACATGGTTGAAAATCAGT ATGGAGATGGTGGAATGCAGGGGGGGAAGTGTCCAAACAGGGCAGAATCATCACCCCTTAATGACAAAACCAAGTCTTTGGTGTTGGTGAATTATTTTGCATCCATTCCCTTTAAGATAACAGCATGTGAACAAAACTCGGCGGATCTCATCAACATGCTCCATACTTGTTTTGGTGCTGCCGGCAACCGGTGGGCTAACTTTGTCGCCGTCGATTTTTACAAG AGGAGTGAGGGAGGTGGATCATTTCAAGCCGTCGACACTCTCAATGGGGAGCTCTTGTGTGGCTGTGATGATGTCCATGCATGTGTG CCTGGATCATCTTCAGAAGCTTGCACTCCATGA
- the LOC132183432 gene encoding uncharacterized protein LOC132183432 codes for MGRWMKPEVYPLLAAMTFVTGMCTFQLVRNILTNPDVRVDKSRRKMGVLDNKEEGEKYAEHGLRKFLRTRPPEIMPAINHFFSEDK; via the exons atggGGCGTTGGATGAAGCCAGAG GTGTACCCACTGTTGGCTGCAATGACATTCGTTACAGGGATGTGCACCTTCCAGCTTGTAAGGAACATACTCACCAATCCTGATGTCAG AGTGGACAAATCTCGTCGGAAAATGGGAGTGCTTGACAACAAAGAGGAGGGAGAGAAGTACGCTGAGCATGGGCTCCGCAAGTTCCTTCGAACCCGCCCGCCGGAGATCATGCCTGCCATCAACCACTTCTTCTCGGAAGACAAATGA
- the LOC132182549 gene encoding PI-PLC X domain-containing protein At5g67130-like isoform X1 produces the protein MGLRQKLLLITASVFCSVATASSIGECRPLDPCLSDGDCHAGFYCFSCPQAFSGSRCVRSTTTNQFKLLNTSLPFNKYAFLTTHNAYAIEGEPSHTGVPRITFTNQEDNVTQQLNNGVRGLMLDTYDFEGDVWLCHSSGGKCYDHTAFEPAIGTLKEIEAFLSANPAEIVTVILEDYVQAPNGLTKVFTDAGLMKFWFPVTNMPKNGEDWPLVTDMVANNQRLLVFTSIRSKEQSEGIAYQWNYMVENQYGDGGMQGGKCPNRAESSPLNDKTKPLVLVNHFSSIPFKITACEHNSADLINMLHTCFGAAGNRWANFVAVDFYKRSEGGGAFQAVDTLNGELLCGCDDVHSCAAGST, from the exons ATGGGTCTTCGGCAGAAGTTGCTTTTGATCACAGCTTCAGTATTTTGCAGCGTTGCCACAGCTTCCTCCATTGGAGAATGCAGG CCACTTGATCCATGCTTATCAGATGGAGATTGCCACGCTGGATTCTATTGTTTCTCTTGCCCTCAAGCATTTTCAGGCTCTAGATGTGTTAGATCAACCACTACAAACCAATTCAAGCTCCTG AATACCTCTCTTCCCTTCAATAAATATGCATTCTTGACAACCCATAATGCTTATGCTATCGAAGGAGAGCCATCTCACACGGGGGTTCCTCGTATTACCTTTACAAATCAAGAAGATAATGTCACTCAACAGCTAAAT AATGGAGTTCGCGGGTTAATGCTCGATACCTATGATTTTGAAGGAGATGTATGGTTGTGCCATTCTTCCGGAGGAAAATGCTATGACCACACTGCATTT GAACCGGCTATAGGCACACTAAAGGAAATTGAAGCTTTCTTATCAGCAAACCCAGCAGAAATAGTCACAGTGATCTTAGAAGACTATGTTCAAGCCCCTAATGGACTGACAAAGGTCTTCACCGATGCCGGGTTGATGAAATTCTGGTTTCCGGTGACGAACATGCCCAAAAATGGTGAAGATTGGCCACTTGTCACGGACATGGTTGCTAATAACCAAAGGCTACTTGTTTTCACTTCAATCAGGTCTAAAGAACAAAGTGAAGGCATTGCATACCAGTGGAATTACATGGTTGAAAATCAGT ATGGAGATGGTGGAATGCAGGGGGGAAAGTGTCCAAACAGGGCAGAATCATCACCCCTTAATGACAAAACTAAGCCTCTGGTGTTGGTGAATCATTTTTCATCTATCCCCTTTAAGATAACAGCATGTGAACATAACTCGGCGGATCTCATTAACATGCTCCATACTTGTTTTGGAGCGGCCGGCAACCGGTGGGCTAACTTTGTTGCCGTTGATTTTTACAAG AGGAGTGAGGGAGGTGGAGCATTTCAAGCTGTGGACACTCTCAATGGGGAGCTCTTGTGTGGTTGTGATGATGTCCATTCATGTGCG GCTGGATCAACTTGA
- the LOC132182549 gene encoding PI-PLC X domain-containing protein At5g67130-like isoform X2 — translation MQDGDCHAGFYCFSCPQAFSGSRCVRSTTTNQFKLLNTSLPFNKYAFLTTHNAYAIEGEPSHTGVPRITFTNQEDNVTQQLNNGVRGLMLDTYDFEGDVWLCHSSGGKCYDHTAFEPAIGTLKEIEAFLSANPAEIVTVILEDYVQAPNGLTKVFTDAGLMKFWFPVTNMPKNGEDWPLVTDMVANNQRLLVFTSIRSKEQSEGIAYQWNYMVENQYGDGGMQGGKCPNRAESSPLNDKTKPLVLVNHFSSIPFKITACEHNSADLINMLHTCFGAAGNRWANFVAVDFYKRSEGGGAFQAVDTLNGELLCGCDDVHSCAAGST, via the exons ATGCAGG ATGGAGATTGCCACGCTGGATTCTATTGTTTCTCTTGCCCTCAAGCATTTTCAGGCTCTAGATGTGTTAGATCAACCACTACAAACCAATTCAAGCTCCTG AATACCTCTCTTCCCTTCAATAAATATGCATTCTTGACAACCCATAATGCTTATGCTATCGAAGGAGAGCCATCTCACACGGGGGTTCCTCGTATTACCTTTACAAATCAAGAAGATAATGTCACTCAACAGCTAAAT AATGGAGTTCGCGGGTTAATGCTCGATACCTATGATTTTGAAGGAGATGTATGGTTGTGCCATTCTTCCGGAGGAAAATGCTATGACCACACTGCATTT GAACCGGCTATAGGCACACTAAAGGAAATTGAAGCTTTCTTATCAGCAAACCCAGCAGAAATAGTCACAGTGATCTTAGAAGACTATGTTCAAGCCCCTAATGGACTGACAAAGGTCTTCACCGATGCCGGGTTGATGAAATTCTGGTTTCCGGTGACGAACATGCCCAAAAATGGTGAAGATTGGCCACTTGTCACGGACATGGTTGCTAATAACCAAAGGCTACTTGTTTTCACTTCAATCAGGTCTAAAGAACAAAGTGAAGGCATTGCATACCAGTGGAATTACATGGTTGAAAATCAGT ATGGAGATGGTGGAATGCAGGGGGGAAAGTGTCCAAACAGGGCAGAATCATCACCCCTTAATGACAAAACTAAGCCTCTGGTGTTGGTGAATCATTTTTCATCTATCCCCTTTAAGATAACAGCATGTGAACATAACTCGGCGGATCTCATTAACATGCTCCATACTTGTTTTGGAGCGGCCGGCAACCGGTGGGCTAACTTTGTTGCCGTTGATTTTTACAAG AGGAGTGAGGGAGGTGGAGCATTTCAAGCTGTGGACACTCTCAATGGGGAGCTCTTGTGTGGTTGTGATGATGTCCATTCATGTGCG GCTGGATCAACTTGA